The nucleotide sequence GTATCCCTAGAGTTAAGGTCGTTATGATACTTTCCTTTCCAATAAAAGGTCTTACCCCCTTTTACAATTTCCAGGGAAGTAAGATCGATGTTCTTGGCCTTTAATACATCTAAGTAAGCCTGTGGAAGATCTTCACCTACGACCGATACAATTGCAGATTCTACGTTATACTGTGAAGCGGCAAGACCAATAAAGGTGGCCGCACCACCCAAAATTTTATCGGTTTTACCAAAAGGAGTTTCAATTTCGTCAAAGGCAACAGTGCCCACGATTAGAAGTTTGCCCATGTAAGTTTTTTAATTTAGCTGCAAATATACGGTTTTGTAATGCGAATATGTGCAAATATACCCTTACAAAAAACAGTGATCGGTCAGCTTAGATTTTTTCAGCTCCGCAGCTACGGCAACTGACAAGAATGCAGCCCCAAAAACCCAAACCACTTTTAACAATTCAATTGCCGCACAAAGCATATTTTAAACCTTACACCGATACCAATAACAGCTTATTTTCTTCCAAAATCGGCAGGTATCTCGCCCCAAGCCTTAGTTTCCCATTTTACAACGGGGGTCTGGTACGAGTTGTTCTTCAACCAATCCAAGGCCCTTCGGATCAAATCGAAAAGTTCTTTGTTCTGCGGCGTCTCCTTTAATTTGGTGTTACAGGTCTTTTTACGCACCCAGCTCATAGCCGTACGGGAGTCGGTATAGATAATACGGTCGCTTTTGTTCTGTTTTAAAAAGGCCAACCCGTGCACAATGGCCAAGAACTCCCCAATATTGTTCGTTCCTTGGGCAAAAGGCCCCTGTCTAAAAAGTTTTTTGCCCGTTTTGGTATCGACCCCTTGATATTCCATGACCCCAGGGTTTCCACTGGAGGCCGCATCTACCGAAATGGAATGGTAATTGGGAGTGCCGAACCTTTGCAGTTGTTCGGGAGTCATTACGGGTTTCCCTTTTTTCTTTCCTTTAAAATCGTTGTAATTGCCATTAAAGGCCTTTTTGGCCTGCTCAAAGGTCTCAAAAGACTTATATTGAGCGCCCTTGAAGCCCGTGATGGCCGCTTTGCAATCGGACCACGAGTCGTAGATACCTGGTTTTTTTCCTTGCCAAACCGTATAGAATTTTGCCTTTTTCGCCATTATTCTACCTCTAACAATTGCGCAATAACCTTCGGGAAATATTCGTATTCAAGCTCATGTACTTTCCGTGCAATGCTTTCTGGGGTGTCATCTGTCGAAACTGACGTTTTTACTTGCCGAATAACGGCGCCTTCGTCGTAATTTTCATTGACATAGTGGATGGTAATGCCCGTTTCGGTCTCATTATTGGCCCGAACGGCTTCGTGTACATTATTTCCGTACATTCCCTTTCCCCCATATTTAGGCAAAAGGGCTGGGTGAATATTTACGATTTTATCGGGAAAGGCAGCGATAAGGTTCTCGGGTATTTTCCACAAAAAGCCCGCCAGAACGATAAGATCGGGATTGAATGCCCTTAAAATATCGAGCACACATTCAGTGGCATAAAAAGCGTTTCGATTAAAATACAGTGCGTTGATTTTCAAATTATTGCACCTATCCAATACTTTAGCGTCTTTTTTGTTCGAAAGTACGGCGCTGATGTTTACCTTTGAATTATCTTGAAAGTAGCGAACGATATTTTCAACATTGGATCCAGAACCGGAAGCAAATAGTACGATGTTTTTCATGTAGCCTTTAAACGTTACTGATAGCGAATTATTTAGATCAAAAATACCGCTCTTATCCTGAAATTTTATAAATTACAAGACATTTTAACGACAAATAGTGGATTTAGTCCAAAGTTTTTTATTTTTGCCATCAATTTAATTTTTTAAAAACAATATTATTATGTCAGACATTGCATCAAGAGTAAAAGCTATCATCGTTGATAAATTAGGTGTGGATGAAAACGAAGTAGTAACGGAAGCTAGCTTTACTAACGACCTAGGGGCAGACTCATTGGATACCGTGGAGTTGATCATGGAATTCGAGAAAGAATTTGATATTCAAATCCCCGACGATCAAGCTGAGAACATCGCAACAGTTGGCCAGGCCATTAGCTATATAGAAGAAGCGAAGTAATCTTTATGATTTCTTGAACGAGATTCAAAATTATCCATGTGGTAACCTTTATCGCATGGATAATTTTTTTAATTTACGCTTGACTTACTAAGTAAACCAAAAATTAGGTTCAATGCAATTAAAGCGAGTTGTGGTTACCGGGTTGGGTGCGTTGACTCCCATTGGTAACAATATTGATGAATATTGGGAAGGTCTTAAAAACGGAAAGAGCGGTTCTGCTCCCGTTACCTACTACGATACCGAAAAATTTAAGGTGAAATTTGCCTGTGAACTCAAGAATTTCAACCCTCTAGATCATTTTGATCGCAAGGAGGCGAGAAAATTGGACAGATTCGCGCAATACGCCTTGGTCTCTTCCGATGAAGCGATAGCCGATTCAGGATTAAACCTAGAACAAGTAGACAAATTTCGCGTTGGCGTCATTTGGGGCGCCGGTATCGGCGGTCTTGAAACCTTTCAAAACGAGGTAATTAATTTTGCCCAAGGTGATGGTACCCCAAGATTCAACCCCTTCTTCATACCTAAAATGATAGCTGATATCGCCCCAGGGCATATTTCTATCAAACATGGTTTTATGGGGCCTAACTACACTACGGTTTCAGCTTGTGCCTCATCGGCCAACGCTATGATCGATGCGCTCAACTATATTCGCTTGGGCCATTGTGACGTAGTAGTTACCGGGGGTAGTGAAGCGGCGGTTACCATAGCAGGTATGGGCGGTTTCGGTGCCATGCACGCATTATCGACCCGTAACGAAAGTCCCGAAACGGCCTCTAGGCCATTTGATGCTACTCGCGACGGATTCGTTCTGGGTGAAGGCGCAGGAGCTCTGATTCTTGAAGAATACGAGCACGCCAAAGCACGTGGGGCAAAAATATATGCAGAAGTTGCCGGAGGCGGACTATCAAGCGATGCCTACCATATGACCGCTCCACATCCTGACGGAATAGGGGTAGTTCAAGTAATGAAAAACTGTTTAAGGGATGCCGGACTAAAGCCCGAAGATGTAGATGCCATCAATACCCATGGTACTTCTACCCCTCTTGGTGACGTAGCGGAACTAAAGGCCATTAGTGAGGTCTTTGGCGACCATGCCCCGAACATCAATATCAACTCTACCAAATCGATGACCGGTCACCTACTAGGTGCCGCCGGAGCCATTGAGGCCATTGCATCCATTTTGGCCATGGAACACAGTCTGGTACCACCGACTATAAACCACAGCACGGTAGATGAAAATATTGACCCCAAACTGAACCTCACATTGAACAAGGCGCAAAAACGCGAAGTAAATGTTGCCTTGAGCAATACTTTTGGGTTTGGCGGACACAATGCTTGCGTAATTTTCAAAAAATTTAGCGAGTAGTCTATTATGCGATTTCCTTCCAATATATTCAATTCCCATTCTAAAGAGGATGGGGATTTTTTTGGAGGGATGACCAAAATATTAGGGTTCAAGCCCAAAGATATTTCGGTGTACAAAAAAGCATTTCTACACCGCTCGGCCAACGAAAAAGACGAAGACGGCAACCCATTGAACTATGAACGCCTTGAATTTTTGGGCGATTCTATGTTGGGCACTATAATTTCAAAGCACCTGTACGACAAGGTACCCGAAGGCGACGAGGGCTACCTCACCAAGATGCGATCGAAAATAGTGAGTAGAAAACACCTGAACGAACTGGGAAAAGATCTGGGCCTGATCCATTTCGTAAAAAGCCGTATCCCAAAATCGCATTTTGGGGAAAACATACATGGCAATGTTTTTGAAGCCTTGGTCGGGGCCATTTACCTCGATCGGGGGTATAAGTTCTGTGAAAAGTTCATTCATCGAAAAGTAATTGCCCCGTACGTCGATATCGAACAATTGGAGGGACAGGTCATTAGCTATAAGAGCCTGATTATCGAATGGTGTCAGAAACAGAAAAAATCATTTGATTTTGATGTTTACGAAGACACCGGAAACGACACTTTAAAACATTTTGCCGTAAAACTCACCATTGCGGACAATGTTGTTGCAAAAGCAAGGGCCACCTCTAAAAAGAAAGCGGAAGAACGCGCCTCAAAAAGGGCCTATTACGCCCTTCAAGACAAGATGGACAAGTCATAAATTGTGGTTTAATGTAACCAAAATGTTATAGTTTGTTCAAAACCAATTTTACTCTTTCTTGATTTAGGCGTTGTACGGTATTAATATTATCTTTACCACTTTGTGCCTTATGGTAGCAGTACATAAAATTACGAACGACTTTTACGAAGATACATTCGATTTAGTTGCCTTGCACAGCAGCCTTGAAGATTACGCCTTGGCCTACGCCCTTAATCTCGGGTTGAAAACACAATTTAAGAGATGTCGTAAAGACCTTGACCTTTCGGGGCATGTTAGCGTTCCAATTTTCGAATGGAAAGACGACATTAACGATAGGTATTGGACATTGTTTACCAACAATGGTTTTGTAGAGGACACCGCGGAAAGAAATGGGCTTTTTCAAAACGAGCCCTCGTTCACAACTTTTCACATGGTTCCTGAACATCGAGATGTAGATTACTTTTTAAAAATCGAACAAGATGGATTCATCAATATGGAAAACCTTGTGAAAACACTACAGAACATACCCAAGATTATTACGGCTTACGCCATAGAAACCGACAAACTCAAATCTAAGAACAATTTAATTTTTTAATCAATGCCAAGTAACAAAAAGACAAAAATCGTTGCCACCCTAGGGCCGGCCACGAGCAAAAAGGAAGTGCTGAGAGATATGATGGAAGCCGGCGTAGATGTCTTTCGCATTAATTTTTCACATGCCGATTATAACGACGTTACCGAACGTATAAAAATGATTAGGGAACTCAATGAAGAAACAGGTAGAAACACCTCTATTCTGGCCGATTTACAAGGCCCGAAACTTAGGGTCGGTGTTATGGCCAGTGAAGTCGTTGTAGCCCCTGGAGACGAAATTACCTTTGTTACGGGCGAACCTTTTGAAGGTACCGCCGAAAGGGTATATATGAACTATGATGCTTTTCCTCAAGACGTCAAGCCCGGTGAGCGTATTTTGTTAGACGACGGAAAGTTGATGTTCGAAGTCATAACCACTGACGGAAAGGAGCAAGTAAAAACCAAGGTTATACAAGGAGGACCTTTGCGGTCTAAAAAAGGCGTAAACCTTCCCAATACAAATATCTCTTTACCCGCCTTGACCGAAAAAGACGTAAAAGATGCCATTTTTGCCATTTCGCAAAATGTCGATTGGATCGCGCTTTCCTTCGTCCGTTTTAGCCAAGACCTTATTGATCTTCAAGCGATCATTAAAGAACATACAGACGTAAAAATTCCGATCATCGCGAAAATCGAAAAACCGGAAGCCGTTGAAA is from Zobellia galactanivorans and encodes:
- the rnc gene encoding ribonuclease III, encoding MRFPSNIFNSHSKEDGDFFGGMTKILGFKPKDISVYKKAFLHRSANEKDEDGNPLNYERLEFLGDSMLGTIISKHLYDKVPEGDEGYLTKMRSKIVSRKHLNELGKDLGLIHFVKSRIPKSHFGENIHGNVFEALVGAIYLDRGYKFCEKFIHRKVIAPYVDIEQLEGQVISYKSLIIEWCQKQKKSFDFDVYEDTGNDTLKHFAVKLTIADNVVAKARATSKKKAEERASKRAYYALQDKMDKS
- the purN gene encoding phosphoribosylglycinamide formyltransferase is translated as MKNIVLFASGSGSNVENIVRYFQDNSKVNISAVLSNKKDAKVLDRCNNLKINALYFNRNAFYATECVLDILRAFNPDLIVLAGFLWKIPENLIAAFPDKIVNIHPALLPKYGGKGMYGNNVHEAVRANNETETGITIHYVNENYDEGAVIRQVKTSVSTDDTPESIARKVHELEYEYFPKVIAQLLEVE
- a CDS encoding ribonuclease H1 domain-containing protein; protein product: MAKKAKFYTVWQGKKPGIYDSWSDCKAAITGFKGAQYKSFETFEQAKKAFNGNYNDFKGKKKGKPVMTPEQLQRFGTPNYHSISVDAASSGNPGVMEYQGVDTKTGKKLFRQGPFAQGTNNIGEFLAIVHGLAFLKQNKSDRIIYTDSRTAMSWVRKKTCNTKLKETPQNKELFDLIRRALDWLKNNSYQTPVVKWETKAWGEIPADFGRK
- the fabF gene encoding beta-ketoacyl-ACP synthase II, with product MQLKRVVVTGLGALTPIGNNIDEYWEGLKNGKSGSAPVTYYDTEKFKVKFACELKNFNPLDHFDRKEARKLDRFAQYALVSSDEAIADSGLNLEQVDKFRVGVIWGAGIGGLETFQNEVINFAQGDGTPRFNPFFIPKMIADIAPGHISIKHGFMGPNYTTVSACASSANAMIDALNYIRLGHCDVVVTGGSEAAVTIAGMGGFGAMHALSTRNESPETASRPFDATRDGFVLGEGAGALILEEYEHAKARGAKIYAEVAGGGLSSDAYHMTAPHPDGIGVVQVMKNCLRDAGLKPEDVDAINTHGTSTPLGDVAELKAISEVFGDHAPNININSTKSMTGHLLGAAGAIEAIASILAMEHSLVPPTINHSTVDENIDPKLNLTLNKAQKREVNVALSNTFGFGGHNACVIFKKFSE
- a CDS encoding IPExxxVDY family protein, which translates into the protein MVAVHKITNDFYEDTFDLVALHSSLEDYALAYALNLGLKTQFKRCRKDLDLSGHVSVPIFEWKDDINDRYWTLFTNNGFVEDTAERNGLFQNEPSFTTFHMVPEHRDVDYFLKIEQDGFINMENLVKTLQNIPKIITAYAIETDKLKSKNNLIF
- a CDS encoding acyl carrier protein, whose product is MSDIASRVKAIIVDKLGVDENEVVTEASFTNDLGADSLDTVELIMEFEKEFDIQIPDDQAENIATVGQAISYIEEAK